Proteins from a genomic interval of Tenacibaculum sp. SZ-18:
- a CDS encoding Crp/Fnr family transcriptional regulator has translation MLESALMSEFCRFYMSNISDESIDSFAKIVCLKKHKNGEVLINKGTSKFYIIVEGIVASFSQNSTHEREYIRTIHIQNYAFTDLFHLIEDLQLAHIDLDHKMPEDYYKCLTNCTLLEGNFNDFMELSTSNHEISILYNKIQQTLILQVLKRLDRLSLLDATQRYKILKERIPQIENLIPQYQIASYLNITPVQLSRIRKKMYSE, from the coding sequence ATGCTAGAATCTGCTTTAATGAGCGAGTTCTGTCGTTTTTATATGAGCAATATATCTGACGAATCAATTGACTCTTTTGCGAAAATTGTTTGTCTTAAAAAACATAAAAACGGGGAGGTTTTAATAAATAAGGGGACTTCAAAATTTTATATTATTGTTGAGGGAATTGTGGCGAGTTTTTCTCAAAACTCCACCCACGAAAGAGAATATATTCGTACAATTCATATACAGAATTATGCATTTACCGACTTATTTCACTTAATCGAAGATTTACAACTAGCTCACATCGACTTAGACCATAAAATGCCCGAGGACTATTACAAATGTTTAACGAATTGTACTTTATTAGAGGGGAATTTTAATGACTTTATGGAGCTTAGTACATCTAATCATGAGATATCTATTCTTTATAATAAAATACAGCAGACGCTAATATTGCAAGTTTTAAAGCGTTTAGATAGACTTTCTCTTCTAGATGCCACTCAAAGATATAAAATCTTAAAAGAGCGCATACCACAAATAGAAAATCTAATTCCTCAATATCAAATAGCAAGTTATTTGAACATAACTCCTGTACAATTAAGTAGAATTAGAAAAAAAATGTACTCAGAGTAG
- a CDS encoding WbqC family protein, protein MGLFIPTYFSPISQYAFINKTNEVIFELEDNFQKQTYRNRCYIYGANGKLSLNIPVKHAKTEGRKKTKDTLVENNFPWQDQHFKSLKSAYQSSPFFEFFEDDLAILFNKKYVYLVDLNIDTYLFVTDALQLSQSYSKTSEYELSPIVNDYRDFSVAKNGNISIEMNRYTQIFDDKFGFIGNLSILDLLFMEGPNAITYLESVKLL, encoded by the coding sequence TTGGGACTATTTATACCTACATATTTTTCACCAATTAGTCAATACGCTTTCATTAATAAAACCAATGAAGTAATATTTGAGTTAGAAGATAATTTCCAAAAACAGACCTATAGAAATAGATGTTATATTTATGGCGCAAACGGAAAATTATCCTTAAATATTCCTGTAAAACATGCTAAAACTGAAGGAAGAAAAAAAACCAAGGATACCCTTGTCGAGAACAATTTTCCTTGGCAAGATCAACACTTTAAATCGTTAAAAAGCGCTTATCAATCTTCGCCTTTTTTTGAATTCTTTGAAGATGACTTAGCTATACTATTTAACAAAAAATACGTATATTTAGTTGATTTAAATATTGATACGTACTTATTTGTTACCGATGCTTTACAACTTTCACAAAGCTATTCTAAAACTTCAGAGTACGAATTATCGCCAATAGTAAACGATTATAGGGATTTTTCAGTTGCTAAAAATGGTAATATATCAATAGAAATGAACAGATACACTCAAATTTTTGACGACAAATTTGGGTTTATTGGTAATTTATCAATTCTAGATCTTTTATTTATGGAAGGACCAAATGCGATAACTTACTTAGAAAGTGTAAAATTATTATAA
- the lepB gene encoding signal peptidase I — MSFTGWFILFLVVQLIHFLGTWKLYEKAGRQAWEAAIPVYNAVVLLGIIKRPKSWVILLFIPIVNLIMFPVFWIETCRSFGFKSTKDTLLVILTLGFYIFYINYGTEATYRKDRSLEPPKGVGEWISSIAFAVIAATIVHNYFIRPYVIPSSSLEKTLLIGDYLFVSKFHYGARVPMSTVALPMIHDTIPLVKSKSYVFSDNYEERNTSFANKFQLPYLRLPGLTSIKRNDIVVFGQPADTLRDMNDLKPDRTYYKPIDKKLNLVKRCVGIAGDSLEIRDGYVFINGKRSILPPNAKPQWYHIIDTEGQKFSDAALLRYNVRFAEAYTTRDGKYLLNLTDAEAAKIAKNPIVKSVTKKLDPKYKYDPELFPQSPLHRWNIDNFGPIYIPKQGATVELNKETLPLYKRIIREYEKNDLTFINDDIYINGRKTNTYTFKQDYYWMMGDNRQNSLDARRWGYVPFDHVIGKPIMVWFSKDNETGRIRWERIFMTVTNGESKSYFWIGILCAGLVLFFVFKPNKKKA, encoded by the coding sequence ATGTCATTTACAGGTTGGTTTATTTTATTTTTAGTAGTACAACTTATTCACTTTTTAGGTACTTGGAAGCTCTATGAAAAAGCAGGAAGACAAGCCTGGGAAGCTGCAATACCTGTATACAATGCTGTAGTCTTATTAGGAATTATTAAAAGACCAAAATCGTGGGTTATCTTACTTTTTATCCCAATTGTGAACTTAATTATGTTTCCAGTTTTTTGGATTGAAACATGTAGAAGTTTTGGTTTTAAAAGTACGAAAGACACACTGCTTGTGATATTGACTCTAGGATTTTATATTTTTTATATAAACTACGGAACTGAAGCAACATATAGAAAAGATAGAAGTTTAGAACCACCAAAAGGTGTTGGCGAATGGATTAGTTCTATTGCTTTTGCAGTCATTGCTGCTACAATTGTCCACAACTATTTTATTCGTCCTTACGTAATTCCATCTTCTTCTTTAGAAAAAACATTATTAATTGGAGATTATTTATTCGTTAGTAAATTTCATTATGGAGCTCGTGTACCGATGTCAACAGTAGCTTTGCCAATGATTCATGATACAATTCCTCTAGTTAAATCAAAATCATACGTTTTTAGCGATAATTACGAAGAAAGAAATACATCTTTTGCAAATAAATTTCAATTACCTTATTTGCGTCTTCCTGGGCTTACTTCGATTAAAAGAAATGATATTGTTGTATTTGGTCAGCCAGCGGATACACTTAGAGACATGAACGACTTAAAACCAGATAGAACATACTACAAACCAATAGACAAAAAATTGAATTTAGTTAAACGTTGTGTCGGAATTGCTGGTGATAGTTTAGAAATTAGAGATGGATATGTTTTCATTAATGGAAAAAGATCTATTTTGCCTCCTAATGCAAAACCTCAGTGGTATCACATTATCGATACAGAAGGACAAAAGTTTAGCGATGCTGCTCTTTTAAGATATAATGTTCGTTTTGCAGAAGCCTACACCACAAGAGATGGCAAATATCTATTAAATTTAACTGATGCAGAAGCTGCTAAAATTGCTAAAAATCCAATTGTAAAAAGTGTTACCAAAAAACTTGATCCGAAGTATAAGTACGATCCGGAGTTATTCCCTCAAAGTCCTTTGCACAGATGGAATATCGACAATTTCGGTCCAATTTATATTCCGAAACAAGGAGCAACAGTTGAATTAAATAAAGAAACATTGCCTCTTTATAAACGTATCATTAGAGAATACGAGAAAAATGATTTAACCTTTATTAACGATGATATTTATATTAACGGTAGGAAAACAAACACCTATACTTTCAAACAAGATTATTATTGGATGATGGGAGACAACCGTCAAAACTCTTTAGATGCTAGAAGATGGGGATATGTTCCTTTTGACCACGTCATAGGAAAGCCAATTATGGTTTGGTTTAGTAAGGATAATGAAACAGGAAGAATACGTTGGGAAAGAATATTTATGACGGTTACAAATGGTGAATCTAAATCATATTTCTGGATTGGAATTTTATGTGCCGGATTAGTATTATTTTTTGTGTTTAAACCTAATAAGAAAAAAGCTTAA
- the dapB gene encoding 4-hydroxy-tetrahydrodipicolinate reductase translates to MKLALLGYGRMGKEIEKIALERGHEIVIKTNGDETYDISMADVAIDFSIPSSAFSNISNCINNNVPVVSGTTGWLDKYDEAINLCKEKKGAFIYASNFSLGVNIFFALNERLADMMKTQKQYSLDIEEIHHIKKLDAPSGTAITLAEGIIENSNKDTWDLDGEKTKKNIPIKAVRTPDVPGTHTVNYESEVDSIEIKHTAHNRKGFALGAVVAAEWLIGKEGVYSMRDVLNIG, encoded by the coding sequence ATGAAATTAGCCTTGTTAGGTTATGGCAGAATGGGTAAAGAGATTGAAAAAATCGCCCTAGAACGTGGACATGAAATTGTTATAAAAACAAATGGTGATGAAACATATGATATTTCAATGGCAGATGTTGCAATTGATTTTAGTATTCCATCTTCTGCCTTTAGTAATATTTCTAATTGTATCAATAATAATGTACCTGTTGTTTCGGGAACTACAGGATGGCTGGATAAATACGATGAAGCTATAAATCTCTGTAAAGAAAAAAAAGGTGCATTTATTTATGCCTCTAATTTTAGTTTAGGTGTAAATATATTTTTTGCTTTAAATGAAAGGTTAGCAGACATGATGAAAACACAGAAACAATATTCACTTGATATTGAGGAAATTCATCATATTAAAAAATTAGATGCCCCAAGTGGCACAGCAATTACATTGGCCGAAGGAATAATTGAAAATTCAAATAAAGATACTTGGGATTTGGATGGCGAAAAAACAAAGAAAAACATTCCAATAAAAGCAGTTAGAACACCAGATGTTCCTGGAACACATACAGTAAATTACGAATCTGAAGTAGATTCAATAGAGATTAAACACACAGCGCATAATAGAAAAGGATTTGCCTTGGGAGCAGTAGTTGCGGCTGAATGGCTAATTGGTAAAGAAGGTGTTTACTCAATGAGAGATGTGTTAAATATAGGTTAA
- a CDS encoding DUF5683 domain-containing protein — protein sequence MKYAKYIVVIIFFCSPNIFAQAKDSTKSQTRSLQYTQIKQPDYDPLNPSRAAFYSALFPGAGQIYNNRYWWQLPLIYGGMATSIYFYIDNNNEYKRFRTAFRQRKAGLPDEFSDDNGIPLISDAGLESAQRQLRQNRDLSLLTTVLIYVLQIVEASVTAHLIQFDDTDSLTLMPSALPNINYNEETTHKLGVTLKYSF from the coding sequence TTGAAATACGCTAAATACATAGTTGTTATAATCTTTTTTTGTAGCCCAAATATTTTTGCCCAAGCAAAGGATTCTACAAAATCACAAACAAGATCACTACAGTATACCCAAATAAAACAACCGGATTACGATCCGCTAAATCCGTCTCGTGCCGCATTTTATTCGGCACTTTTTCCGGGAGCAGGACAAATTTACAACAATAGATATTGGTGGCAACTACCTCTAATATATGGAGGAATGGCAACCAGTATTTACTTTTACATTGATAATAATAACGAGTATAAACGTTTTAGAACAGCTTTTAGACAAAGAAAGGCGGGATTACCAGACGAATTTTCAGACGATAATGGAATTCCATTAATTTCTGATGCAGGTTTAGAAAGTGCGCAAAGACAATTACGTCAAAACAGAGACCTCTCATTATTAACAACGGTACTTATTTATGTTTTACAAATTGTTGAGGCCAGCGTTACAGCACACCTGATTCAGTTTGATGATACTGACAGCTTAACATTAATGCCATCTGCATTACCAAATATAAACTACAACGAAGAAACTACTCACAAACTTGGGGTAACCCTAAAATATTCCTTTTAA